In Pyrus communis chromosome 8, drPyrComm1.1, whole genome shotgun sequence, one genomic interval encodes:
- the LOC137742832 gene encoding uncharacterized protein produces MASTRKYTSSYLKRQRKRKIEQLTQSQKRAIDRFFLKEKEPKNSVDDLITEQQDDNEKLADDLGNDEIDNDLDGNDNPEDAPIVSGQPSESIPSNIYDPQIWDSLDPKWIDLLVEKGPAKDLSIEKGPKDQFDRHFNAAFYTRYLSNGEKHDRDWLVYSNDVDKVFCFCCKLFKKGSLKGQLANEGYKDWTRLNVWLKKHETVLITSRT; encoded by the coding sequence ATGGCATCTACTAGAAAATATACATCTAGCTACTTGAAgcgtcaaagaaaaagaaaaattgaacaatTGACTCAGTCTCAAAAAAGAGCTATTGATAGGTTCtttctaaaagaaaaagaaccaaaaaattCAGTGGATGATTTAATTACGGAACAACAAGATGACAATGAGAAATTAGCTGATGATTTGGGTAATGATGAAATTGATAATGACCTTGATGGGAATGATAATCCTGAGGATGCTCCTATTGTCAGTGGTCAACCGAGTGAGTCAATTCCCTCAAACATTTATGATCCTCAAATTTGGGATAGTCTTGATCCCAAATGGATTGATTTGTTGGTAGAAAAAGGTCCTGCAAAAGATCTATCAATTGAGAAAGGTCCTAAAGATCAGTTTGATAGGCATTTTAATGCAGCCTTTTATACTCGATACTTATCCAATGGAGAGAAACATGATAGAGATTGGCTAGTCTATTCAAATGATGTTGATAAAGTGTTCTGTTTTTGTTGCAAATTGTTCAAGAAAGGGTCTCTCAAAGGTCAATTAGCAAATGAGGGCTACAAAGATTGGACACGTCTCAATGTGTGGCTTAAAAAGCATGAAACAGTTTTGATCACATCTCGAACATGA